In a genomic window of Nomascus leucogenys isolate Asia chromosome 4, Asia_NLE_v1, whole genome shotgun sequence:
- the CCR4 gene encoding C-C chemokine receptor type 4: MNPTDIADTTLDESIYSNYYLYESIPRPCTKEGIKAFGELFLPPLYSLVFVFGLLGNSVVVLVLFKYKRLRSMTDVYLLNLAISDLLFVFSLPFWGYYAADQWVFGLGLCKMISWMYLVGFYSGIFFVMLMSIDRYLAIVHAVFSLRARTLTYGVITSLATWSVAVFASLPGFLFSTCYTERNHTYCKTKYSLNSTTWKVLSSLEINILGLVIPLGIMLFCYSMIIRTLQHCKNEKKNKAVKMIFAVVVLFLGFWTPYNIVLFLETLVELEVLQDCAFERYLDYAIQATETLAFVHCCLNPIIYFFLGEKFRKYILQLFKTCRGLFVLCQYCGLLQIYSADTPSSSYTQSTMDHDLHDAL, translated from the coding sequence ATGAACCCCACGGATATAGCAGACACCACCCTCGATGAAAGCATATACAGCAATTACTATCTGTATGAAAGTATCCCCAGGCCTTGCACCAAAGAAGGCATCAAGGCATTTGGGGAGCTCTTCCTGCCCCCACTGTATTCcttggtttttgtgtttggtcTGCTTGGAAATTCTGTGGTGGTTCTGGTCCTGTTCAAATACAAGCGGCTCAGGTCCATGACTGATGTGTACCTGCTCAACCTTGCCATCTCGGATCTGCTCTTCGTGTTTTCCCTCCCTTTTTGGGGCTACTATGCAGCAGACCAGTGGGTTTTTGGGCTAGGTCTGTGCAAGATGATTTCCTGGATGTACTTGGTGGGCTTTTACAGCGGCATATTCTTTGTCATGCTTATGAGCATTGATAGATACCTGGCAATTGTGCACGCGGTGTTTTCCTTGAGGGCAAGGACCTTGACTTATGGGGTCATCACCAGTTTGGCTACATGGTCAGTGGCTGTGTTCGCCTCCCTTCCTGGCTTTCTGTTCAGCACTTGTTATACTGAGCGCAACCACACCTACTGCAAAACCAAGTACTCTCTCAACTCCACGACGTGGAAGGTTCTCAGCTCCCTGGAAATCAACATTCTCGGACTGGTGATCCCTTTAGGGATCATGCTGTTTTGCTACTCCATGATCATCAGGACCTTGCAGCATTGTAAAAACGAGAAGAAGAACAAGGCGGTGAAGATGATCTTTGCCGTGGTGGTCCTCTTCCTTGGGTTCTGGACACCTTACAACATAGTGCTCTTCCTAGAGACCCTGGTGGAGCTAGAAGTCCTTCAGGACTGCGCCTTTGAAAGATACTTGGACTATGCCATCCAGGCCACAGAAACTCTGGCGTTTGTTCACTGCTGCCTTAATCCCATCATCTACTTTTTTCTGGGGGAGAAATTTCGCAAGTACATCCTACAGCTCTTCAAAACCTGCAGGGGCCTTTTTGTGCTCTGCCAATACTGTGGGCTCCTCCAAATTTACTCTGCTGACACCCCCAGCTCATCGTACACGCAGTCCACCATGGATCATGATCTCCATGATGCtctgtag